In a genomic window of Erinaceus europaeus chromosome 12, mEriEur2.1, whole genome shotgun sequence:
- the LOC107522975 gene encoding basic proline-rich protein-like — MCARPGEAPGWRAGEEEGRVKGARDRESGHALQSPPPSSPTPPSGSPRLRNPAGTRTPRSRRQPRSAAAAPPPGTGSGFPPPPLGPPQRPRPGWAIEQPERSGLACFPPPSHPPGPEAPPPPSHPDAHGGARRRGATAAGTTASSPEPAAQPRRRPRPGLRGAEPRRGREDGGREAGAQHSPAPPPPPAAAENCASPLGEARATPPAADSPLGPRFLPSPPPALSVLSALTLSRPVPCLQVASGPLRASTAPAVRSPPPGPARVLSRLGYPAQRGLRASRSGGSLPGSERRRPPPLSRAQPQLPPAAAAAPPPGAAAAAVAAPAVAAACCSSRRKAQSTAPSACRQPARRPPARRPRPQLAHPPPPQQPPPPERGGGGRRSGRGGGRSGAASASFPVERTPTPGE, encoded by the coding sequence ATGTGCGCCCGCCCCGGGGAGGCCCCAGGCTGGAGggcgggggaggaggaagggcggGTAAAGGGCGCGCGCGACCGCGAGAGCGGGCACGCGCTGcagtctcctcctccctcctcccccacccccccctccGGTTCCCCCCGCCTCCGCAACCCGGCGGGGACCCGGACGCCGCGCAGCCGCCGCCAGCCCCGGAGCGCAGCGGCCGCACCGCCCCCGGGGACCGGATCTGGATTCCCGCCGCCCCCTCTTGGGCCCCCGCAGCGGCCCCGGCCTGGCTGGGCGATCGAGCAGCCGGAGAGAAGCGGCCTAGCCTGCTTCCCGCCCCCGAGCCACCCACCCGGGCCAGAGGCGCCACCACCGCCCAGCCACCCCGACGCGCACGGAGGAGCCCGGCGCAGAGGCGCGACCGCGGCGGGAACCACCGCCTCCTCCCCCGAGCCTGCGGCCCAGCCCCGCCGGCGCCCCCGCCCCGGCCTCCGGGGAGCTGAGCCAAGGAGAGGGCGGGAGGACGGCGGCCGGGAGGCGGGGGCGCAGCACTCGCCGGCCCCGCCGCCCCCTCCGGCGGCCGCCGAGAACTGCGCCAGCCCGCTCGGAGAAGCGCGGGCTACTCCGCCTGCGGCTGATTCTCCACTTGGGCCTCGcttcctgccttcccctcccccggCTCTCAGCGTCCTCAGTGCCCTGACCCTCTCCCGCCCAGTCCCTTGCCTACAGGTCGCCTCGGGTCCCCTCCGGGCGTCCACCGCACCCGCGGTTCGCTCTCCGCCGCCCGGCCCCGCGCGCGTCCTCAGCCGCCTCGGTTACCCGGCGCAGCGCGGCCTCCGGGCTTCCCGCTCCGGCGGCTCCCTCCCCGGCTCTGAGCGGCGGCGCCCTCCCCCGCTCAGTCGGGCACAGCCGCAGCTCCCTCCCGCGGCGGCAGCGGCTCCTCCTCCGGGCGCGGCTGCTGCTGCTGTGGCGGCGCCGGCTGTGGCTGCTGCCTGCTGCTCCTCGCGGCGAAAAGCACAAAGCACAGCGCCCTCCGCCTGCAGGcagcccgcccgccgcccgcccgcccgtcgGCCCCGGCCTCAGCTCGCACACCCCCCGCCGCCGCAACAGCCTCCGCCGCCGGagcggggaggaggagggaggaggagcgggaGGGGGGGCGGGAGAAGCGGGGCAGCGAGCGCGTCCTTCCCCGTAGAGCGCACACCGACCCCCGGGGAGTGA